A stretch of Paenibacillus sp. URB8-2 DNA encodes these proteins:
- the radC gene encoding RadC family protein: MESSTFMLRDLPHEERPRERMMQYGAESLSQTELLAILLRTGTRRESAIHVAQRILGQVGGLRRLADLSIEEMMQIKGIGPAKAVQLKAGMELGRRMANTRLDQPVTIRSPHDAADILTEQLRYLQKEHFVCLFLNTKNHVIAQETLSMGSLNASIVHPREVFRAAIKCSSASIICAHNHPSGDPTPSPEDIALTRRLLEAGEIVGIDVLDHLIIGDDGFISMKEQGLM, translated from the coding sequence ATGGAATCGTCGACGTTTATGCTGCGAGACCTTCCCCATGAAGAACGACCTAGAGAGCGCATGATGCAATATGGGGCGGAATCACTCAGCCAGACCGAACTGCTGGCTATTCTGCTGCGGACGGGAACCCGCCGGGAATCGGCGATTCATGTCGCGCAGCGCATATTGGGACAGGTAGGCGGTCTTCGCCGTCTGGCCGACCTTAGCATTGAAGAAATGATGCAAATTAAAGGAATCGGTCCCGCCAAAGCCGTACAGCTGAAGGCCGGTATGGAGCTGGGACGCCGGATGGCGAATACGAGGCTGGATCAGCCGGTTACGATTCGCAGCCCGCATGATGCGGCGGACATTTTGACCGAGCAGCTTCGTTATCTGCAGAAGGAGCACTTTGTCTGCCTGTTTTTGAATACAAAAAATCACGTAATTGCGCAGGAAACGCTGTCCATGGGCAGTCTCAACGCCTCCATTGTTCATCCCAGAGAGGTGTTTCGGGCAGCCATCAAATGCAGCAGCGCTTCCATAATATGTGCGCATAACCATCCCAGCGGGGACCCGACGCCGAGTCCCGAGGATATTGCTTTAACCCGGAGACTGCTTGAGGCGGGAGAAATTGTCGGAATCGACGTTCTCGACCATCTGATTATCGGAGATGACGGATTTATCAGCATGAAGGAACAAGGTCTTATGTAA
- the mreC gene encoding rod shape-determining protein MreC, producing MLKLFKLFGNKRLFILLITLVLFIVVMGFSLGTRKSLSWPENFVRDTTGFVQNLFYKPAGFVAGLFEDIGNLKDLAEENERLKIIAAQYTREKAQYNLIKAEYEHYQRLWNLTQAQRTKYNYEYHYAQVISLTTEPSNNSLVIDLGARDGVKPNMSVISEKGLVGIISQVSNFTSTVKLLTMMDSSDPNSQPPIAATAIGKIDQTFGMVERYDQQTGRLIMTRIDEKDPIAEGDTIISSGLGGLYPRGLTIGTVESVKDGEFGLTKTAVIKPAAEYEDWKQLLVVFTPEGPQ from the coding sequence GTGTTGAAACTGTTTAAGCTGTTTGGCAATAAGCGACTATTTATTCTATTGATTACGTTGGTGCTTTTTATTGTGGTCATGGGCTTCTCTCTCGGAACAAGAAAATCGCTGTCGTGGCCCGAGAACTTCGTCAGGGATACTACCGGTTTTGTGCAGAATCTCTTTTACAAGCCCGCTGGATTTGTAGCGGGCTTGTTTGAAGATATCGGCAACCTGAAGGATCTGGCCGAGGAGAACGAGCGGCTGAAGATCATCGCAGCGCAGTATACCCGGGAGAAAGCTCAATATAACCTGATAAAGGCCGAATATGAACACTATCAACGGCTGTGGAATTTAACGCAGGCGCAGAGAACGAAATATAATTACGAGTATCATTACGCTCAGGTGATCAGCCTGACGACGGAGCCGAGCAACAATTCGCTCGTTATTGATTTGGGGGCGCGGGACGGCGTCAAACCGAATATGTCTGTTATTTCCGAAAAAGGCCTGGTCGGCATCATCAGCCAGGTGAGCAACTTTACGTCGACCGTGAAGCTGCTGACGATGATGGACAGCAGCGATCCGAATTCACAGCCGCCGATCGCCGCCACGGCCATCGGCAAGATCGACCAGACCTTTGGCATGGTTGAGCGTTACGACCAGCAGACCGGTCGGCTCATTATGACCCGGATTGACGAGAAGGACCCGATCGCTGAGGGGGACACCATTATATCGTCCGGACTTGGCGGTCTCTATCCTAGGGGGCTAACGATTGGTACCGTCGAGAGCGTCAAGGACGGGGAGTTCGGGCTGACCAAGACCGCTGTCATCAAGCCGGCGGCTGAATATGAGGACTGGAAACAGCTGCTTGTCGTCTTTACTCCGGAGGGGCCGCAGTGA
- a CDS encoding rod shape-determining protein, with protein sequence MLGGFTKDLGIDLGTANTLVYVRGKGIVVREPSVVAIRTDTKTIEAVGESAKKMIGRTPGNIRAIRPMKDGVIADFDTTATMIKYFIRQAQKQRSVFQRHPNVMVCVPSGITAVEQRAVEDATKQAGAREAYIIEEPFAAAIGADLPVWEPTGSMVVDIGGGTTEVAVISLGGIVTSRSVRVAGDEMDESIIQYIKRQYNLMIGERTAEQLKMDVGSAMPLEKAETMEIRGRDLVTGLPKTLTITSDEISEALADTVNAITEAVKVTLEKCPPELAADIMDRGIVLTGGGALLRNLDKLLASETGMPVIVAENPLDCVAIGTGKALDNIHLFKTRSSGSFRTKR encoded by the coding sequence ATGTTAGGTGGCTTTACAAAAGATTTGGGAATCGACTTGGGAACGGCAAATACACTGGTTTACGTCCGCGGGAAAGGCATTGTGGTCAGAGAGCCTTCCGTTGTGGCGATCCGTACCGATACGAAAACGATTGAAGCCGTAGGGGAATCCGCCAAAAAAATGATCGGCCGCACGCCGGGGAACATTCGCGCCATCCGTCCTATGAAGGACGGGGTTATCGCCGATTTTGATACAACTGCTACGATGATTAAATACTTTATCCGCCAGGCTCAGAAGCAGCGGTCCGTGTTCCAGCGCCATCCAAACGTCATGGTGTGCGTTCCTTCCGGCATTACCGCCGTGGAGCAGCGCGCCGTGGAAGATGCGACCAAGCAGGCAGGCGCCCGCGAGGCGTATATCATCGAGGAACCGTTCGCGGCCGCGATCGGAGCCGACCTGCCGGTATGGGAACCGACGGGCAGCATGGTCGTTGACATCGGCGGAGGAACGACGGAGGTTGCCGTCATCTCGCTCGGCGGCATTGTGACCAGCCGGTCCGTTCGTGTGGCCGGAGACGAAATGGACGAGTCGATTATCCAATACATTAAGCGTCAGTACAACCTCATGATCGGGGAACGTACCGCCGAACAACTGAAGATGGACGTTGGCTCCGCTATGCCGCTGGAAAAGGCAGAGACGATGGAAATCCGCGGACGGGACCTGGTAACCGGACTGCCTAAGACGCTCACCATCACATCGGACGAAATTTCCGAAGCGCTGGCCGATACGGTCAATGCGATTACCGAAGCGGTCAAGGTAACGCTGGAGAAATGTCCGCCGGAACTTGCAGCCGACATTATGGACCGCGGGATTGTTCTGACCGGCGGGGGCGCGCTGCTGCGCAATCTGGATAAGCTGCTGGCGAGCGAGACCGGCATGCCCGTTATCGTTGCGGAGAATCCGCTCGATTGCGTAGCGATTGGAACCGGGAAAGCGCTGGACAATATCCATCTGTTCAAGACCCGCAGCAGCGGATCTTTTCGCACGAAACGGTAA